The DNA segment TCGATTGTCAAACATAATTATCtctgtgaaaagtaaaatcacaaaaatactgaactcagaggaaaatcaatttggaaagtccataatcacatggcaaaatcaaaaaaacaaaacgttgATCACTGAACCGAAATATCAAACATCCAAAAACCAACTGGTAAAGACGAGATCACACACTTCACAGACGAGATCACATACTTCGTAGACGAGATCACATGTGAACAAGTGCAATGAGAACCAAAGACTTAAACATTCCCACTTGAATAAAcattaataaacaataataaacaataatatcATACGTGAGCATCACGTTCTCACGTCATCTTGGAATGATAACAGATTGATGTGGATAATAAaataactttcatttttgcttttgactttctatgatattttttcagaCTCTCACAATACAGCCTCCAACAAATTATTGAAAGAATTGATCCAGGAAGTTCAACAAGCTTTTGGAAAATCTATTGATCTTACCAAAAGATCAGCTTTAACTGATTTACTCGGACAAGTTGGACAAGGTCTAGCTCAATTCTTCCAACCTCATCTTGAGGCAGCCAAAAACGTGAGTACTATTTCTATAATAAATCAGATGAATTACAAATagcttcaaataataaaattgagaatggaaattgggaatatgtcaaagagacaataaccggACCAAAGAACAATCAACGATGCATGGCCACTAATAGGTCTTCAAAGCAGCGATACAATACCGAAAATAAACATACATTCTTTTTATAGTTAAGATTCATGATTCATTTTCAAATAGACGATTTACAGAAGTTGAAAACCCTGTAAAAACTTTAAGTTGGGCATTATTTAAAATACTCTTTGACCTCacacttttaaaaatcatttctgaGTAAATCtaatacattatttatatagtaatgtcGAACGATTTCAAGTATTGCGTCATGAGAGGGTAGTTCAATCTAATTCAAATTAACCTGCAGTTTAAATTTTCGATTACAATTATGTCAATATTCCTTCAAATTCAGCTTGTCAATGGTCTCGGAAATGTTGTTAAACAAACAGGAACAGATGTCGGACCAGCAGTCCAACCTCACGTTGACGCTTTGAAAACATCCGGAGCAGCTTTATTACAACACGGACAAAATGCACTTGCTGCCTTGAAAGATGCTGTAAAAGATATTCTACGTAAGTAATATTAAAGGAACTTTATACAAAAATTGACATAAAACTAGCTGATCTGAAGTGCTCGTTCCGCAATGAAAGGTACTTCCCAGTAGTTTCACCATCGTGGTACTAATGACAGATAAAACCCGATGATAACTTTACACAAAAGGACGAGGAAGATCGAATGCAGATATTAGTATAAACAAATCTGCtgttaataataacattaaaatgacaacattacacaacagggttacaataaataaacagataaatgggagaaaatataggacagagaaacaaacgaatacTAGCCATCAAAAGGTAACAGGttacaaaatattcatatacaCCAGACGTGCTCAACGTCCACACAAAGCTATGTTCAgatgtaaaaagtttgaaagccatattaactacaaagttgaagatcgctgaggaccaaaagttccaaaaagttgtgaagCCAGGGTTATCAACCTGGgacaaaaacatcattattatcaaGAATAGTACATAGTTTTGCAAAcagtcaatttataaaatgactatataatagatatacatgattaaaCTGAAGTGGTGACTAGCTATAGAATTAAAACGAATACATTACAACATTTGCAGGCTTGGGACAGACAAATACAGAATATTAAATGGTCAAACATGTTTGTATGCGCTCAACCCTCTCCGAACATGGAACAGGGGTGTTACAAcacaacataagaaaaaactgtaaaacttaaaacaaatagttgGACTGAATGGCCATGAACTAGACCAATCAATGCTTAGTTGTAACGACATAATATCACATAAGCATTCACAAAGGAATACTGGTAGTCGATTTTTTTTCACCCTTCTCCAATTTGATATAAGTTCAAATGGTCGACTACTGATCTTTATATTCACAACCCCCATCTTCATGTCACAACTCCATCACCCAaaagtaatttgtttttataacaattacatTCGAAGGTATTTAACATTCGCTGTCTATTTTATTACAGACCAGACCCTGACAAACATGCAGCCACATTTAGTAAATGTTGTACAACACGGAACTGCCCTTGCTGGCCAAGCTGGAGCACAGTTCGCTAAAAATCTAGGAACACAAATGTTATCTGGATTACAAACAACACCACAAGAAGCTTAAACATTATGgaaagaatacattttttttaaacatcaataaaaataatatatttctaaagATTATTGTATAAGTTTGTTTTGGCCccatttatcaatatttgtgGTAACAGATTTAAGGAGTTTTTGTTCTGCATATTTTGcttaaatcaaatttcagaCACTCGAAATTTgcatatacataaatacattatttttactaaTAAAATATGTCTTATTGAAAGGAGATCCGAGACATACATGCAAGAAACAGCAATTCAATGTAACAAaactatatttgatttataatacaTGATATGTTTAGCGAATTATTCTCTCAAAAAATGCTgcttttcatgaaatttgttaaatattaaaacgTTCAAGTGCTTGCGATGTAGTTGTTGGGGTATACTCTTGGGATCATTGGGATGTTTGTAACTGTAAATTCACAAGTATTTGGTTTCTCAGACAATCGGTTTTATCTGTAATTATCTCTTCTTAAAGTAAAAATGTGTCACGTCAATAAAAAGTGGCAACTAATTGAGTTTTAGAAAAGTATGTGAAATGATCAATGGCAACGTACAGAATACATAAGCCTACACTAATGTCTTAACAATCCTATAGAATAGaatatagaatagaatattttaatattaaagtgcaacctgaattataacaaatattacattcatataTACAAGTAATTTTCAGCCAGCCAAATAGGCTTATGATGCACTGTACATTGTGTATCAttattgaaagtaaaataaataaataaatatagttcAAATTTACAAGCAAATTATATAGAAAGGCACGTTATCGGTTGATCACAGATTGTCTGAtggtaaaacagttcaaaataaAGTTAGAAACAAGCTTGCtgtaattacaaaataaatgttttaatttgatgttcACTGGTAGCGTAGTTAAGTCTATGTTGTATTTATCTCGGATTTCGTTAAATAATGTTGTTCGTAATTGTTCATAGCGTTCACAAAACAACAAGAGATGGTATTCGTTCTCTATTGATTGAGACTTGCACATTTTACAAAGGCGTTGGTCAAGTGGCACATTACGAAATCTGCCCTTTTCGATCTCTAAATGTAAAGTTCTGCTTCGCATCCGGGCTATCACTGATCGTTGTTGTCTTGATAAACACTTTTTCAAGTATGGCTCTACATTGTAGTCAgctttaatgtttttatatgttcGTAGTTTAGGCTTATCTTCCAGTGCTTTTAGCCATTCCTGTTGATGCAGTTCAACAAGTTTGTTCTTAACACAAGATACGATATGAGCCGTTAATCGTCGTTCTGAGTTTTGATTGAAATACACATCTTGTAGACCACATTTAGTCATTATTGTTTTTACATCATTACTCCAAGTTCTTTTATATCTGTTGGAAATGTTGAAATCCCACATAAAAGTTTTGCGACACAGCCTATATTCAGGAATTTCACAAAGTTTACACCATAGTTTTATCATGTTACATTGAGTTTTCATGTGTATAGGAGTCCAGCCTGTATCTCCTGTGATAGCCGGGAGAGGATGGTGCTTGCCAACTCCCAAAAATGTCCGTATGGCTCTGTATTGTAATCTTTCTAGCGGATTGTACTTCTTAAATCCCCATACAGCAGATGCGTATTCAAGTATCGGCGACACTGTACTGTCATAGATTTTAGTATAAGTATCATATTCCATGTTTCCCATATTATAGTATTTTGAAGTTAATGATCCTAGAGCTCTGCTGCCTGCGGTAAGTAATTCATGCGTTGTAAAATCGGTATGTTCACAAATGACTAGGCCAAGATATTTTGAGGTAATTTCCACTGCTTTATCATCAAACATAAAAAGTATGACCGCGCTGGTTAACAGTAGTTTTCCGAATGTGCATAACTTTAGATTTGTCGTAATTAACTGTCATTAAATGATCCTTTGTCCATTTGTGCAAAGAGTCAAGTTGCGATTGTAGTCCATCAGCACTGTCAGACAAAATAACTAAATCGTCGGCATACAAGAGACAGCTTACCATGTAGTCTCCTATGTTAATTCCTTTGTGTAAGTTATTGATTTCTGGGATAAGACTGTTTATGAAAAGCGCAAAAAGTGTGGGCGCTAAATTGTCCCCTTGACGGACACCGGCGTCAACAGAAAACCAGTCAGTTAGTGTGTTTCTTGATAATCGCACAACGCTTTGCAACTTCCAGTACATATTTCTTATAGTTCTGTAGAAAGTTCCATGTATACCATTTGACAATAGTTTGTTCCATAGCAGTGCGTGGTTTACAGAGTCAAACGCTttactaaaatcaataaagcaCAGATAAGTGTCCATATTCATAGTTTTTCGGTTTCGCAAAATTGTACAAAGGGTGAAAATATGGTCCAAACAGGAACGTAATTTTCTAAAACCATTCTGTTCCTCACTAAGAATGTCGTTTTCTTCGATGTACTTTACAAGTCTTTTATTCAAGATATGACAACACTTTCGCAACAGTGGACATAAGGCTAATGCAACGATATGACAGCGGGTCTCGGTAATCCTTCCCTTTTTTAAGAAGCGGTTGTATTACATTTTGACACCATACATCAGGAACTATCCCGttacaaaaacatgtattgtaCAGTTCGTGTCATACATTAGTTAAATAAGCATTACGTAAAATTTCGTTTGGAAGGTTATCAATTCCTACCGCTTTACCAAGTTTAACACTTCGAAGAGCTTGTTTAGTTTTTTCTAAGGAGATCTGGTCATTAATATCATTTGCAGTGTGCTCATTTTCATTACCAGTTTCAATGTCAATATTACTCAGTTCTTGTTCATATCTTGAGTTCAATTTTTCTATTTCGTCTATCAATTCACTATTCGCTTCATTTGAATTCCCCGAAAAAAGTTTAGAATACTCTTCTTTCCATCTTCCAAGGATAATATTTGAATCATTAGAATAACCCCCCTCATTTAAGACAACACAATCAATTTTAGTGTTTTCCTTTCCAGGTCCAAGTTTATtaatttcccgccaaaattctTTAGGGTGTGAAgtgttcattgtttttattctattcaGTCGTTCAGCCGTGTATTTACGTTCTTCTTGTCTTAAACGCTTATCGAATTCTCTCCTTTTCAGTTTATAGCTATTTTCGAGTTGTTTCCGTATTCTCCTATctcctttaaattttaaaaattctttttcGGTGTTGTTTGTTTCTAACAGTTGTTGCTGTAGTTCGGCATTCCAATACGGTTTTCCAATGTTACGTTTCCGTTTGTTTGTACTTTCATTAAAGTCTTTGTACTCCATATATTCGTCCATTTCATCATGTAAAGTTTTTACCAGGCGTTCgtatattttctatgttgttcaTGTGTAGCATCGAATCGATTATACTTTGAAGAGTCGTACACATCTTTCACTATTGAATATATCACGAGGAATCgttgatatataatatttacgGTTAAATGTATTTCCCGATATCGTATTAGCATTATGATGACTTGTTTCTGATAACTTATTGATTTCCTCATATTCTGAAAAAATGTATTACACATGTAAGAATCGAGTGATCTGGTAGTCGGACGTTCGACGataattgaatattataatcaaTCACTAAATCAGATACAAGTTGTACCTCAAAATTTGAAACTTTGGTAAGTTCTTCATATGGTACTATCATATAATCCACAACAGACCTTCCTTGCGGCGATACATATGTGAAGTTATCATTGTTCGTTTGTCCTCTACCATTTAACATACAACACTTAGCGTCTCTCAAAAAGTCGAGTAGATAGTCTCTAACGGCATTTTTAGTTTCATCAATAGGTTGTCTAGGTGGTACCATGTCTGGAGTATCGTCAAAGTCTTGTTGTGATCCTGAACGGCCGTTAAAATCACCACAGAGGAAAATCGGAACACCAGTGCTGTATAAATATATCTGCGATAACAAAGAGTCATAAAATTATTGTGCTATATTACCCCTACATGAACGTTCGGGTTGAAGATAACACAcgcaaaagtaaaatttaacatcCTGATCATATTTACATTGAAGATAGATCCATAAAATGTCATCTCGGTTTCTGTCGAGAATGTTTCcatcaaaattattaaaaatgttattctTGATAAGAAAACCAACTCCTCCACTTCCACGCCATGCATTTGTTGAAATAGTTTTTCTGTTGTTCCCTATTCCCATTTATAACCGTTCAAATCAATTGTCTGTTCATCTCGTAAATGACTTTCACTAATACCAACTATGTCAAAGTTCAAAGATGTTAGAATATTTTCCCTTAATGTTCTACTATCATCAGTTTCTTTAGTAACATACCAATCATTACAGTTCCAAAAAGCTACTAACAATTTAGCATCGTGACTATGAGACTGGCTTAAATATTAATGTGATGACTGTACCACTCTACCACCTTTGAATTCTAAGTCAGGTATCTTCTTGACAATTCTCCGTATATTTGCTTCTTGCATTCTTTCTTGGCGGGTGCGATCAGTCTCTATGTAGATGTTTTTGTAGTCGTCCTTCGTGTTCAATAAAcgcttcttttttaatatatcgATACGGTCTTTCTCATTATGAAATGTTACAATTAACGGTTTTGGTCTTTGTTGGTCAGTACCGTTATTATGGTTGCCGATGCGTTGAACATTTAAAGAGGTGAAATTTAAATCTAAATTGCCCAGTAGACCATCAACATCTGAGATCAACATAAGCCTTGAGGCTTTCTGTACTATCACCGTCGTCTGTGTAATTaacgtttttaaaaatcaatttgtgttgAACAATGTTCTCCGGTGTTGTTATTTGTACACTATTAGCAGGttgtttaagtttattttctaacgcttttaatttattatcaaattctGCAAATTCTAATGTCATTTCATCTCTGATTTTCCCcatattaatttgtatttgttgcTTAAAGCTAGTCTCTAAGTTTGTCATTCTCTGTTCTAAGGAATTCAGAAGGGAATcttggttttgttttattgtcatcaTCAATGCATATAAATCATCTGTTGGTTTTTCGGATGTCATGTCTTTGGAACTACCACTTTTATCCGTGTTGGTCGGCATTTCGTTGTCAGTGTGAGCTTTTTGTGATATCGGTTTTGACAAAGATTTCGTGTTCATACGTTTAGCTTTGGGATAGGATGTTTCACTGTCAGTTTTAGATGAACTGTAACGATGAGATCTGaagtttggtttatttttgtatctaGACATTGGACATGGGAGACGAGTGTTGCAGTTTCACCTACTTTGAGTATCATTTACGATCTGTTGGCCAtcattatcaatgttttatatCATCATATCTTTAGAAACGAAAACAACGTCCATTGTTGACGAGCCTCACTTTCGTATATACAATAGCTGAGAGGCAAAATCACATATCTGAGTGACTGTCACAGTCTGCACAAGTTTTGAACAATACACGTGTTTTAACAATCACAAATACTTTTAGCTTGAAGGaaacattaaacaaatacaaGTGTCTTTTATATTGAATTGATATGAATTTATGTCACTTATCATTTTGAATAGACTGCTGCTCATATTCAATTTGTCAACAAATTTTGCATATAATTGTAATGTAAGCTCATATATATTTCTGACATAAGAGTGACTTACAAGTGACTTATCTGCACTTAAGCCTAGATTATATTCATTTGTTCATTTATCAATGATTCTTATATCATttacatatctataaatacttgaattggattggttaagtagaatttttctcttggtttacacctcgataaaccatgtttccgaaactacttTTGTAATCTATTCATGCGCGATACATATTCTTGCAGGGATACTGGGATTTTCAGCAGGttgagattataaaacaaatgcataacagttgtttctattttaatgcatatattaccaaaaaaaaaaaagaaataaaagaaatgcacttaagctttgaaaatgtataaaaatacaatttaaataaaattccgtGAAATTTCACGAATGATTTGGCGAATTTACGTCACGAATTTAAAACACGACGTTATACGATTGAAAACTTTCAGACGGAAGAATATTTCGTTacttgtacgcttcaaattcgggtAGTATCTaagtaaaatgtagtttttgaggtaggtgctagttcattttaaattctgttgcatttatcgaacatttaagtttttaagaaaGTCAAGATGGCGGCTTACTCCTTAGTTATGACatgtcattgtgcttctgatgGTGCATATAGTAGCCATCAAAGTTATAATGAAGATTAATAATCGCGTATGTTTGctgaagaaaaaagaataaaggtGAAGAATTATAAGGTCctataataatataacaaaatttggAAAGGCTTGgttaattttactatttttgaaatttacgGGGCCAAATATTGACTATGATTCGACCCTTTTCTTTCAGGAAATGCGGCAAAAGAGTGTTCTCATTATGTAAAGCATTTGTAAATTTACCGGTTTCTTGCTTATTTTGAACAAAGTTGTAAAGTCGAACAGTTATGCTAAGGTGTTGTAAAACGTTAAAGGAAAAAAAGTCGTTTTGGACCCGTCTATTGTTTTCAAACGAGTCTACATTTTAGAATATAAACCAAGGTTTTCTCAGATTAGATTGTTCTGAGTTTAGAAGTCATACGATATGTGGAAATTAAGGTGAGATTAAGTATAATTCTGAATAAGAATTGTAAGCAGTGTTGCGAAATAAGAAACCAAGTGTATAAGTAATGATAGCTGCTGAAGAAAGTGTAGCTTCAggaagaaaaaagaataaaggtGAAGAATTTGTTACAAGCAAAGTAATTTAATAAGCATGGGATACGCCGTGAATTTTAGAAAACACTTGCTATGCAAAATAAGTTGATTAAAAGTTTCATATTAAGTAAAGCCTTAAAAACTAAATAGGGACGTCACAAGGCAAACTTATCATC comes from the Mytilus trossulus isolate FHL-02 chromosome 3, PNRI_Mtr1.1.1.hap1, whole genome shotgun sequence genome and includes:
- the LOC134709793 gene encoding uncharacterized protein LOC134709793, producing the protein MKICLLVLVLAVGSQGFLLADLKETFHKVGDAFTSTFHTVGEQAKQVGNSLLGTLKEQGTSLLGQTVQSLLLGGMQALQNTQVTDAPTKRNLEAQILEAELKSILANKLGKYQTTFNSAVDTLTKLGALSHSTDPTQLVEAVDEIVHSHNTASNKLLKELIQEVQQAFGKSIDLTKRSALTDLLGQVGQGLAQFFQPHLEAAKNLVNGLGNVVKQTGTDVGPAVQPHVDALKTSGAALLQHGQNALAALKDAVKDILHQTLTNMQPHLVNVVQHGTALAGQAGAQFAKNLGTQMLSGLQTTPQEA